Genomic segment of Blastopirellula marina:
AAGGCCACATGTTCCCACAGCGTGTTCGCGCTGTCGGTCACTTGCAGTTTCGAGAGGAGCCCGCCCATGCTATGCCCGACGAGCACGACGTTTCTTAAGTCGCGATCAAATCCGCTGGGATCCATTTCCTGAATCAGGTCGTGCAGTTGTTCACGCATGATGGCCGCCGTTTCCATGAACGGTGCCCCGGTCGGATAATGAAACGCCCAGATCTCGTACCGCGCAGCTAAGTCAGGGTTGCTGTCGATCTCGTTGGCGATGCCTGCCCAGGTATACGGTGCGGAGAGCAATCCATGCACAAAGACAACCGGGATCTTTCCTTTACGATGCGGCTCCATGATGAATAGCCCGCGATCTTCGACGTTGTCCATCGGATGCAGCGCTTCCAGCGAACACTCGCCACGCGTGTTGCTCAAGAGAAACGCATACGGCGCGGTAGTGTCTTTGGCCAGCGGCACCTGGCGGCAATTGAGTTCGACGTCGCCTGATTGTTTCGGATCGTACAGTTCAAGCCGAGCCACGACCTGCTCGACGTGTGTTCCGTCGGGAATGGCCGCTTCCGTGGTGGCATCGAACGCTTCGACTTCGCATTCGGGGCGCAGGATGGCCGTGGCGGCGAACGGAAGGCGATCGGGATACCAGCGATCGTTCTTATCGCGAATGCGTTCAACCACCAGCGGCACGCCAAGGCCAGGCGACTTGTGCTGAGTCAACACATAGTGCGATTTATAGTTGCCAACGACATGCCAGCGATCGAAGTCTGCCGCTGTGCGCTGGAAGTTGATGTATTCAAATTCAACAATTCGATAGCTGCCGTTGACCGGCAGCTTGATGCCAACTTGTTGATCGATGTGTCCTGTTTTATCGGCGATGAAGATCAAGCGAGCGATCGACGAATGGTACACTTCCCAGGCCCGGCCGGTGGCTTTCGTGGTCTTAGGTTGCGGCGGAACGAGTTGCAGATAGCGATACGCCGCGATCGCTGCATCGAGGAACATGTTCATTGCCGACTCGTCGAGCTGCTTGTCGGCATCGACCGCCATGGCGTAGTAGGTTTCCGCCTGGCGAAGCTGCACGTCGGCCGATTCGGTTTGCGGAATCGGTTGTTCGCGGATACTCGGCATGTACAGCGTTTCCCCTTCCGCCAGATCTTGTTGGAAGAACTCGGGGCCAGGCTCGAACATCGGATCGCTGAACTTCTGCACCGTCTGCGGCGCTGGGGTGTCGATTTGTTCCCCGTCTGGTCGCAGCAGGTTGGGCATCGACGAGGCCCGGCCGACCGGCTTGCCAATGACTTCTTCGCCCAGGTTGGTTGACGTTTCTTGATAGGCAGCGCGTGGCTCGATTTCTTCTTCGAAGGCGCACAATTGGAATGGACTGGGCGGGTTGGCTGGCGGTTCGTAAGTAGCCAGTGAAATCGAAGCGGCTTCCGTCGCAGGTGCTTCAAGTGAGGTGACGTCGCATGGGTTGCACCAGATCCCAAACGGATATTGCGCCTTCGGATTCGCTTCCGGGCAAGGAGCCACCATCTTCGGATCACCCCAGCGACCTTTCCGGCAAAGAGCGCAGCCTGAGGCGACCTGAAGAATCAGAATCGTGACGCCCAGCATGGCGATTGTCGGCTTCCAGCGGACCACAGAGATGCTTCCTGCAAAGTAAGGTGGGGAGTTGAGCACGAATGCTTATTGATGTCTGTGCCGAAATCCAACCTGGTAACAGGCCGATTTGCCATGAATCCGGGGTTTCCGTTGGTCGCCCCTATCAGATTAATGGCGCAGACTTCAATAACGTAGCGCGGCCCTTCGCCGAAGCAGCGAGACTGCGGGCGAAATGAACCGCACAAGGTTACCCCACAAACAAGGTCCGCGCAGTCGATTCCCTTCGCGCAGCCGGAAAAAGTTCGCCGGCGGAACGTAGGTTAGCGCGGTCGTGATCGCCGTAGTGGTCGTACGGAAATTGGCGGCTGGCCGTTGTTACGACATGCTGTGATGTTTGGTGAACAGAGCTGCCTGCCAGCGTGCGGCGCGGTCGATGTGCTGCTGCACGATCGAGCACAACTCTTCTCGCTTAATCGGTTTCAGCAAGAAGTCGGACGCCCCTTTCTCGACTGCCTCGGTCACCAGCATCCAATTCGAATGCCCTGTGAGAAACACCACCTGTGTCCAGGCATTTCGATGCTTGGCATAAACCAACATGTCCATGCCGTTGATATCCGGCATTTCGATGTCGCTGATCAGGAGATCGCAGCAGTTGTTCGAGATCCATTCCTGGGCTTCATGCACGTCGGTGAAGTCGTGCAGCACGAGTTCTTCCCCGAACGTTCCGCGCAGGATGGTTTTCACTAAACGGACAATCCCCGGGTCGTCGTCAAGAATTACGGTGGTGAGCTTTCGGTTTGGCATGGAGATCTCGACCCTAAACGATTGAGGAAGCACCGTCGTCCGACGGCAAGTGTGTGAGGTAAAGTTACGTTACAATTAGCTTGTAGATGGCCCCGATGACGGGAGCCCGCAACTGTTAGATCAAACCCATTGTTGGCGGAGTAACGATATTATGGAAAATACCGAATTTGTGCCTGTGCGGACCTGTCAGAGTCATGAAGAAGCCACGATCATCCAAAATGCGCTGCAGGAAGAAGGCATCAATTGCGCCTTGGATAACGACCATCAAGGCGGACTGACCGGTGTGTTGGCGATTCGCCTGTTGGTTCCTGCCGATCAGCTAGAAAAGGCGAAGGCCTTTCTCGACGAGCATCACGCCGACTAATTTGCCCGTAGTTGATTGACTACTGAACGGCCTCGACCGCCGCGGTGACTTCGGTAATCGCGGTGGTCATGTCGTGCCCTATCAGGCAAAGACGTGGGCCGTGCACCTTTTCTTGAACCGCTTCGATAAGACGCCGCTGAAGATCTTCCCTGGCTTTCGGCGACCACCAGGTATTTTCTTGCGGGGCGATCGATTCGGCGGCAGGAATCCAAAGAATCACCAGTCGCGATGGCGCGTCGGACGCTATGGTCGTCGCAGAAGTGTCGCGTATCACGGCCGAGATTTCCGACCAGTAGGGAAGCAAGCGAACGGCTCCCGCGTCTTCTTTGATTGAGCTGGGCGATGGTTCGAGCAGGTCGACAAGTTCTCGGGCCGAGTCAGGCCAATGCGGAGCAGTAAGCGGGATGCTGACCACGTCTTTTCCCAGCTTCTTTTGGACCTCTTCACACAATCGCCAGGCCGTTGGACCTGGGGGAGTTGCCAGTTCGATTACGGGGGGCGAGTTAACGAGTTGCTCCCACAACTGACCCATCGTCGCACCGAGTTGCGGATGGATCATTTCCGCAGCCACTTCCGCGGCTGGTTGCATTACGAATTTGCGGAAACTCATTCGAGGGTGAGGAAGTGTCAACTTGGGTGTTTCCAGCACGACATCGTCGTACAGCAGCAAGTCCAAGTCGAGGCTGCGTGCTCCCCAGCGTAGTGCTCGGACACGTCCATGCTGATGCTCGATTTCGATCAGCTTCTGGTGGACTTCGTCCGGAGACAAGTTGGTTTCGTACTTGGCTGCCGCGTTGATGAAGTCAGGTTGCTCGGCAGGTCCGCCGACAGGTTTGGTCGCTAACAGACTGCTTCGACCAAGTAGAGAGAAAGCTGGATCGGCGGCAAGCTCGTCGATGGCCTGCGAAACGGTTTCGCCGCGATCACCCAAATTGGCGCCTAAGGCGATCAGGATAGTGGCCACAATCGAATTCTTCACTGGCCGCAACGGAAGTGTTGGAAGCGAGGCCTGCGGCTACCAGGCACAAATACGCCAAAAAGCGTGAAGGGATATCCTTAAACAAGACCCGCAGGTCTGTCGCAGTCGTTCCGTCCGTCGTCGCCCTTCGTGCTTTTTAGCGGAGAGGTTACTAACCTTGTGCGACAAATCCTTTTGCCGGAAAGCAATTCTCCCGCATGGCTCTTATCTGCCTCGCTCACTCCGTTGGTATGGCGAGTCGTTCGTCTACCAAACTAACTTGTTGTTGGTGCATTATCCGAGCGCGCAACGCGACCGCGGGAAGGCCTTGCATGCGAGCTGGGAACCATCGGTCAGAACGACCAATTTGCGACAATCAACAACAGGTTTAGGAGGAGGAGAGAGGCGTTTTCGACGCGACTAGCGTCTGGTGGTTCCAATCAACATAGGGACTAATTTTGCGAAGCGGAGTCGAGTTGTCAAGCAACCTGAGTAATCTTTTTTTCACAATCGAAGTTCCACGAGAGTTTCGTTGTAGAAAAAAGACAAAAATCGAAATCGAATCTCGCAAAACGAAATTTGTTGATAAGGACTTATTGAATAAGTCATATTTTAGTTGTGTGAAATAGATGATGAGATGAGTTCGGTTCGTACGTATTCTTTCGCAAGATGATTCCCGCGCGATCGATCGCGTTACGCCATGCGACGATGTTTAAGTGCCGGAAGTTCTTTTCGCAGTTGGCGCTGCTTCGCCAAATCGATCTCAGCAAAAATAATTCCGGGTGTTTCGTGCGCACCGCGCGCTAAAATAGTTCCCCACGGATCAACAATCATCGAGTTGCCATGGCAACGGATCGAATCGCCGTACATTCCGCACTGATTTGCCGCGATCACATAGACTTGATTTTCAATGGCGCGCGCTCGCAGTAAGACTTCCCAGTGTGCTTGGCCTGTTTTGTCGGTGAACGCTGCGGGAAGGAGGCAGATTTGCATCCCGTTTTCGGTTAGACGGCGAAAGACTTCGGGGAACCGTAGATCGTAACAAATGGCTTGTCCAACGTGCCCGAGCGGCGTCGAGGCTTCCGCAAGTTGACTACCTGCTTTGACGTAGTTCGATTCAATGGTTTTGACTTCCGCTAGGTTGATATCAAAGCAGTGAATTTTGTCGTAGCTCGATAAGACTTGGCCACTGGGACCAAAGATGACACTCCGATTGAGAACCTTGTTTGGTTCTTCCGTCGAAGCAACCGCCACACTACCGGCGCAAAGGACCAGTTGGTGTTCGCTGGCCAAAGCCCGCATCTTCGTAAAGACCGGCCCATCCATTGCCTCTGCATGCTGCTTTAGGTTGACCAGATTTCCCAGGTAGGGGAACAGCTCTGGCAAAACCACCAATTTGGCCCCTTCGGTGGCCGCCTGAACGATCAGGTCTTCGGCTTGGGCCAGGTTGGCAATTTTTTCCGTTCCAGAGTCCAATTGTATGGCCGCAGCAAGATACGGAGCGATCATTGGGAACATCTCCAGCGTTTCATTTATCGTGAGCTATGTTCTATACTGACACAGGGTGTTTGCGACCGTAGCAAGCCCCCCCTTCCTCGGACGGTGCGCCATTGTTACGGATTCACTAAATTCATGAGTATCCATACTGAGAACGAGTTGACCGAGCTAAACCATCTTCAGCAGCAATTGATGTTGGCCGTGGAAGATGATGCGCGGCGAGTCGAAATTTTGGCGACCCTCCTGGGTGAAGCAGCTTGTTACCGCTTGGCGATCTACCAGATTCCTGCCGACTTCGTCTTGTCGGTCGTGATTCCGGTATACAACGAGGTGAAGTCACTTCCGCAAGTGATTGCCGCCGTACGCCGCTGTGGTTTCCAATGCGAAATCATCCTGGTCGACGACGGCAGTACCGACGGCACACGTGACCTGTTGGACGGCATGCGTGGTGAACCTGACTTAAAGATTATCTTCCATGAGAAGAACCAAGGCAAAGGTGGCGCCCTTTCGACTGGTTTCCGTCTGGCAACCGGCGATGCGGTGATCATCCAGGATGCCGACTTGGAATACACCCCGAATGACTATCGCGCCTTGCTCCAGCCGATCATCTGTGAAGGTGTCGATGCGGTTTACGGTAGCCGCTTTATCACGGGTCAGCGAAACGTACCACGCTTGCGTCATTACATCGCCAACAAGATTGTGACGATGTGGTCGAATTTGTTTACCAATCTGCTGCTGACCGATATGGAAACCTGCTACAAGGTGTTCCGTCGCGAAGTCATTCAAGAGATCGCTCCCACACTACGTGAAAAGCGGTTTGGTGTCGAACCAGAGATTACCGCCAAACTTGCGCGTCGCAAGGGCCTGCGAATTCGTGAAGTCCCCATCCGTTACTTCCCACGTTCGTATGAAGAAGGGAAGAAGATTGGCTGGCGGGATGGTATCCGAGCCCTGTGGTGTGCGATAAGGTATTAGACCTAACCTGCTTCATCGTCCCCGCCAGACTCGGTCTTAATGAATGATGCCCCATCTCTAGAGAGCGGATCTTCGCCTATCGATCCGAATCTCTATCAGAAAACACAACGCGCTACCCGGCTTACCATGCTGGGGCAGATCGCGGGGCAGATTATCTCGTTGGTCGTACTCGCCGAATTGTACCGCATGGTCGATCCGGGTGAGTTCGGACTTCTCGGGATGTTTATGCCGATCACGCTGCTGGTGCGTTCGTTCGGCTCGCTGGGGATGGATATTGCTACCGTGCAGCGACGTGGTCTGACCGACGAACAGGCGACTTCGCTCTTTTGGTATCAAATCATTACAGGCGTGATCCTGACGGTCATCCTGGCCGGCATGGCCCCGGTGCTGGCCTTATTCTTCAATGCCGAACGTCTGTTGCCGCTGGGTATTGTGATGTCAGGCACCGCCCTGCTCTACAACAGCTACTCGCAACATAAGTCGCTTGCCGAGAAGAAGCTTTATTTCGGTCGACTGACAATCGTCCGCCTATTGTCACTGGTGATCAGTGGTGTGTTGGCGATTGCCGCCGCCTGGTACGAATTTGGCGTGTGGGCGCTGGTGATCCAGCAGTATGCCGAGTTGATTGTGCTGAACGTTGGTTTCTGGTTCATCGAACCGTGGCGGCCAGGTAAGATGGCTCCCTTCTCAGAAGTGAAATCGCTGTTGCACTTCAGTGGGTTTTATACCCTTAGTGGATTGTTCTTTGCTGTCGGACAGAACTTCGACAAGATCATGTTGGGCGTGTTGGTGGGCAGCAATTTCCATGGGCAAGAATGGATTGGCTATTACACGCAAGCGTATAACCAGATGATCCGTCCGGTGTACTTGCTGACCTCGCCAGTCACTTCGGCCATGCTCCCTGCCCTTTCGCACGCCAGGAAAAACAGCGAAGCATTCACGCGATTGACGTCTGGTTTCTATCGCATGGTCGGCATCATGTTAGCACCCGCATCGGTGGGGATGTTCCTGGTCGGTGAGCGTTTAATGATGGTGCTCGGTGGTGACGAATGGATGGAGGCAGGGGAATTGTTAGCGGTAATGGGGCCAATGATCCTCGCTCAGAGTTGGATCAATATCTCCGGTACGCTGATGAGTGCTGCTGGGCGAACCGACATGTTGGCCGCCGGAGCATTTGGAACGTTGCTGACCCTCGCCGCGGCATGCGGCATTGCCTATTGGCGGGTGGGAAGCGATCCGACCGACTTAACGCTCGAATTAGCGTTCATGGTGACCATTGCCACCGTTTGCATGTGTGGACCTTACTTGGCGTTCTGTTTCCACTTTGCCAGGCTCAAACTGCGGCACCTCTTCTTACCCATGGTGCCGGCGATTGTCGCCTCGCTGCTCATGGGGGTGCTTGTCTGGATGCTCGAGACCAATTTCGGCGTGCTGCCGCAGTTTATGGTCTTGGTGCAACAAGTTGGGGTGGGCGTAATCGCATATCTCGTGTTTGCCCGCAAGGAAGTATTGTGGCTGTGGCGACAACTTCGCGGGCAAGGGATCGAAGAAGTTGGCCACACCGTTGTGGAGTAGCCTTCGCGAACGCTCGGCTACAGCTGGCCGAGGATCGAATCGCCGCGGAAGGTAGGGCGTGACATAACCAACTGGCTCACCCCAATTTGTCGTTCGGCAAAGCCCGCTTCGCAGTAAGCGAGATAATACTCCCACATGCGGAGGAAGTAGTCGTCCATGCCCAGGGCACGAATTCGGGGCAGGTTATCGATGAAGTTGCCTCGCCACTCTTTCAAGGTTCGAGCATAGTGCGGACCGAAATCTTCGGCGTGCACCAGTCGCATGTCGGTGGTGCGCGCCAGCGAGCTGGCAATGAGGCCGTACGAAGGGAGGAAACCGCCGGGGAAGATGTAACGCTGGATAAAGTCGACGCCGCGAGCGTAGCGGTTGACCCGTTCGTCCGGGATGGTGATCGCCTGCAGAACCATGGTTCCATTCGGCTTCAGCAGTTGGCAGCACTTCTGGAAGTACGTGTCGAGGTACTCTCGCCCGACCGCTTCAATCATCTCGATACTGACCAGGTGATCGTACTGCCCCGTCAAATCGCGGTAGTCTTGCTTCAACAGCGTCACGCGATCGGTAAGCCCTGCTTGCTCGATGCGTTGCTTGGAGAATTCGTACTGCTGCTGCGAGATCGTTGTGGTGGTCACGCGGCAGCCGTAATTCTTGGCCGCATACTCGGCGAAACCACCCCAGCCGGTTCCGATTTCCAAGACGTGGCTTTTTGGGGTCAGATTCAGCTTACGACAAATGCGTTCGAGCTTGGCGATCGAAGCTTCTTCGAGCGTGGCATTCGGATGTTCGAAGACGCCAGATGAATACATCATTGTCCGATCAAGCATCAGCCCAAAAAATTGGTTGCTCAAATCGTAGTGAGCGGCGATGTTCTTGCGGCTACCATCGCGCGAATTGCGGGTTCGCCATTGCTGGAAGCGACGAACGGGTGCCAGCCAGAAGGCGGATTGGCGTTCGATCGATTGCAGCGATTGAAGATTGTGGGCCATGATTCGCAGTAGAGCGGTCAGGTCGCTGCAAACCCATTTCCCTTGCAGGTAAGCTTCAGCGGCGGCCAGGGTTCCCCCAAACATCATTTGACGGTAAACACGAAGGTCGTCGATTCGTACGACCACACGCAGTGCCGTGTCGTGGCTGGGACCGAATTGGTTTTGCCCGAGCGGGTCGACGATTAGAACGTGCCCCGCCGTGATGTTCGAAAGCGTTCGATGCAAAATCTTTCGACACTGCCGCGATACCCAGCAGTAAAGACCTTGGGAGTAGCGCCCCGCGGCACTGGGACGATGTGAGATAGGACCTTCCAGGGCCAGTTCTGTGGCCTGAGAGCGACTACTGGAGCAAGCCGAGGGGACACGGGAAAGTTTCATGGATGAGGGAATATGGGACATCGCTTCCACCAAAGTTTGCAGGCTTCTAAGTAGATCGCCGCGATTACCTTCAGGCTCATTGCGGGCATATGCCATGCGAACCGTCGCAGCATCGAGGGTGTTAACGGCTTTTTTTCTAAGGACATCCCCGCTTGGAAGATCCGGTTGCCCGCTTGCCAGTTCTCAAGCCCCACCACCAGTCGATCGCCCGGGGCTTTGAAGCTCCAGCGATAGTTTTGGTCCATTGGCATGAAGGGAGAAACATGCATCTGCTTGGCATGCTCGTAAGTCCATGCCTGCTGCGCGTCGTCCCACGTCGGGGTCAGCAAGTAGGCGTGCTGTTCTCCCCAAGGAATATTGTTTACCTCGGCCACAATCTGCTTAGGAAAGGGTTGCTGATCGTCTTCGATCAAATACAAGTTCAGCGGGCTGAAATAGACGCCGAAGTAACGCAGTTGTGTTAAAAGTCGAATGTGGCCGGTTGGACGCTTGCCAGAGTGGTGCTCTACAAAATCCCGCACACGGCTTTCTAAGGTGCCTTGCTCACTACGAAGGTGAACGTTGCGAGGAAACGAAATCGCTGCGCTACGGTGCTCAGAAAGCAACCGTCGCGGACCGACCAGCGCATCGAGTTCCGCCAGATCGAGCGACGCCATGGTCAGGCGGTATTCAAAGTGGTGCTCGATGGGCGTATGTCGTGCGTGGTGGACGCGTCCTTCGTAGAGGCAGCTGCGCATGTGTCGAGGTTCTTATCAAAGTGCTGGGCGACGGCTAAGGCACTTTTCACGCCGTCCTCGTGAAAACCGTAGCCGCACCAGGCACCACAGAAGTAAGTGAGATGGTTTCCTTGGATCTCTGACAAACATTTTTGAGCGGCAAACGAATGTTGGTTGTAGGCTGGATGCTCGTAGTTGAAGCGATCGAGGATCTTCGCCGGATCGATGCGATCGGTGGCGTTCAGGCTCAATAGAATTGGCTTGGGGGAAGGTACTTTTTGGAGACGCGACAAGTCGTAGGTGACGTTGGCGGTAGATTGGTTGTTGGCGGGGATAAAGTAGTTCCAACTCGCCCAGGCATGCCTGTGGGTGGGCAACAAGCTGGTGTCGGTGTGCAAGACCGCGTCGTTGGCTTGGTACGGAAAACGTCCCAGAAGCTCGCGTTCCAGCGGCGTGGCGTATTCCAGCATCTTGAGCGTTTGATCGGCATGCGAAGCGAAGATCACCCGGTCGAAGTCATACAATTCGCCTGCCTTGGTCAGCACTTTGATCTGTTCTTCCTCTCGGCGAACTTGCTGGATTGGGCAGTTGAGGCGGACACGATGGGCGAGCGGTTCGAGCAGCTTTCGTACGTAAGTCTTTGAACCGCCAACGATCGTTCTCCATTGGGGCCGATTGCGAATCGCCATCAGGCCGTGGTTATCGCAGAAGCCCAGGAAGAACTGTGCTGGGAAGTTCAGTATTTGCTGCGGAGAGGCAGACCAAATCGCGGCAGCCATCGGCAACAGGTACTTCTCGCGGAACATTTTTCCGACGCCGCAGCGCTGGAGGAAATCACCAACCGTTTCTGTGTCTGCCAGGTTGTCCTTGGCCACCGCATCGGTTCCTGCTTGGTTGAACCGTAGGATGTCGCGGAGCATTTTGAGGTAGGCAGGGGAAACAACGTTCTTCCATGACGGAAAGAGTCCGCGAAGACTACTCCCTTGATATTCCAACTTGGAAGCTTCGCAGCGAACACTAAAACTCATGTCGCTGTCTTGAGCTTCGACCCCCAGGATATCGAGCAGGCGGATGAAGTTGGGATAGGTGCGATCGTTGAACACCATGAAGCCGGTATCGACGTCGTAAGGCTGTCCCTCGACTTCACACGTGACGGTATTGCTGTGGCCGCCAGGATAATTCGCCGCTTCAAACAAGGTGACATCATGATCGTCGTGCAGCAGTCGAGCGACAAGGTTTCCGCTGATGCCTCCACCAATCACGGCAATTCGGAGACGGTTCATAAAGGTCGTGGCTCCTGCTTCCTGGAAGCAGCAGGGTGAGAGGATGAAACGGATTCGCTCGTCGATTGCTGCGGCGCGGCAGGGGGCCAAGGGACGAAAGCACTCGTACGGCGGATGTAGTCCGCATACTCGGGGCGGCGATTCTTAATGCGCTGTTCCAAGTGCGCCACGCCCGAGAAGTAGAGCAGGCAAAATGTCATCAAGGCCGGACCGATCGCCGTCCACCAAGCACTGCTATCGGCGGAAAGGGTCAGCAGAAAATAGCCCCACCAAACTAGGAAGTCGCCGAAGTAGTTGGGGTGCCGGGTGTAATGCCACAGCCCTTCGTCGAGCACTTTCCCCTGATTGGCTCCGTTTGCTTTGAAACGCGAGAGTTGGTAGTCGCCAATCGCTTCAAAGGCCAAACCGGTCGCCCAACAGGCCAAGCCGATCGCAGTGATCGCCGTGAATTGCCCATCGAGGGTTGGCAAGATTTGCAGCGGCAGCGAGACAATCCACATGATTGTCCCCTGTAGCCCAAACACGACTACCAAGCTGAACAACGCGAAGTTCCGTCCTGGTTTGTTCCGCATCTCGGCGTAACGTTTGTCTTCGCCGTGGCCCAGATTTCGCCACGCTAAGTAACCACCAAGCCGGCAGCCCCAAACGGTGACCAGAATCGTAGTCAGCCATGCGACGGGACCGGGTGAGGCGGCACAAAGAAGCGAAACCCACGCTACCACAACGAAGCCCAAGC
This window contains:
- a CDS encoding esterase/lipase family protein, which codes for MVRWKPTIAMLGVTILILQVASGCALCRKGRWGDPKMVAPCPEANPKAQYPFGIWCNPCDVTSLEAPATEAASISLATYEPPANPPSPFQLCAFEEEIEPRAAYQETSTNLGEEVIGKPVGRASSMPNLLRPDGEQIDTPAPQTVQKFSDPMFEPGPEFFQQDLAEGETLYMPSIREQPIPQTESADVQLRQAETYYAMAVDADKQLDESAMNMFLDAAIAAYRYLQLVPPQPKTTKATGRAWEVYHSSIARLIFIADKTGHIDQQVGIKLPVNGSYRIVEFEYINFQRTAADFDRWHVVGNYKSHYVLTQHKSPGLGVPLVVERIRDKNDRWYPDRLPFAATAILRPECEVEAFDATTEAAIPDGTHVEQVVARLELYDPKQSGDVELNCRQVPLAKDTTAPYAFLLSNTRGECSLEALHPMDNVEDRGLFIMEPHRKGKIPVVFVHGLLSAPYTWAGIANEIDSNPDLAARYEIWAFHYPTGAPFMETAAIMREQLHDLIQEMDPSGFDRDLRNVVLVGHSMGGLLSKLQVTDSANTLWEHVAFQPVNTLDADPKMSAYLRRMFYFNHSPSVGRVIFIGTPHQGSSYACGKLSHVSASLVHQSPYLVEAHKRLIEDNPAAFRKELRTRIPTSFDLVNPHSLLLEGIHRLPLTPGVPAHTIVGSGWWTIHDGQSDGVVPVSSARIPGVQTEIMVNSKHTHLNRDAGTVCEVLRILRVHGTRPAFAGIESEKR
- a CDS encoding response regulator produces the protein MPNRKLTTVILDDDPGIVRLVKTILRGTFGEELVLHDFTDVHEAQEWISNNCCDLLISDIEMPDINGMDMLVYAKHRNAWTQVVFLTGHSNWMLVTEAVEKGASDFLLKPIKREELCSIVQQHIDRAARWQAALFTKHHSMS
- a CDS encoding DUF2007 domain-containing protein, translated to MENTEFVPVRTCQSHEEATIIQNALQEEGINCALDNDHQGGLTGVLAIRLLVPADQLEKAKAFLDEHHAD
- the folK gene encoding 2-amino-4-hydroxy-6-hydroxymethyldihydropteridine diphosphokinase, translated to MATILIALGANLGDRGETVSQAIDELAADPAFSLLGRSSLLATKPVGGPAEQPDFINAAAKYETNLSPDEVHQKLIEIEHQHGRVRALRWGARSLDLDLLLYDDVVLETPKLTLPHPRMSFRKFVMQPAAEVAAEMIHPQLGATMGQLWEQLVNSPPVIELATPPGPTAWRLCEEVQKKLGKDVVSIPLTAPHWPDSARELVDLLEPSPSSIKEDAGAVRLLPYWSEISAVIRDTSATTIASDAPSRLVILWIPAAESIAPQENTWWSPKAREDLQRRLIEAVQEKVHGPRLCLIGHDMTTAITEVTAAVEAVQ
- a CDS encoding carbon-nitrogen hydrolase family protein, translated to MIAPYLAAAIQLDSGTEKIANLAQAEDLIVQAATEGAKLVVLPELFPYLGNLVNLKQHAEAMDGPVFTKMRALASEHQLVLCAGSVAVASTEEPNKVLNRSVIFGPSGQVLSSYDKIHCFDINLAEVKTIESNYVKAGSQLAEASTPLGHVGQAICYDLRFPEVFRRLTENGMQICLLPAAFTDKTGQAHWEVLLRARAIENQVYVIAANQCGMYGDSIRCHGNSMIVDPWGTILARGAHETPGIIFAEIDLAKQRQLRKELPALKHRRMA
- a CDS encoding glycosyltransferase family 2 protein gives rise to the protein MSIHTENELTELNHLQQQLMLAVEDDARRVEILATLLGEAACYRLAIYQIPADFVLSVVIPVYNEVKSLPQVIAAVRRCGFQCEIILVDDGSTDGTRDLLDGMRGEPDLKIIFHEKNQGKGGALSTGFRLATGDAVIIQDADLEYTPNDYRALLQPIICEGVDAVYGSRFITGQRNVPRLRHYIANKIVTMWSNLFTNLLLTDMETCYKVFRREVIQEIAPTLREKRFGVEPEITAKLARRKGLRIREVPIRYFPRSYEEGKKIGWRDGIRALWCAIRY
- a CDS encoding lipopolysaccharide biosynthesis protein, which codes for MNDAPSLESGSSPIDPNLYQKTQRATRLTMLGQIAGQIISLVVLAELYRMVDPGEFGLLGMFMPITLLVRSFGSLGMDIATVQRRGLTDEQATSLFWYQIITGVILTVILAGMAPVLALFFNAERLLPLGIVMSGTALLYNSYSQHKSLAEKKLYFGRLTIVRLLSLVISGVLAIAAAWYEFGVWALVIQQYAELIVLNVGFWFIEPWRPGKMAPFSEVKSLLHFSGFYTLSGLFFAVGQNFDKIMLGVLVGSNFHGQEWIGYYTQAYNQMIRPVYLLTSPVTSAMLPALSHARKNSEAFTRLTSGFYRMVGIMLAPASVGMFLVGERLMMVLGGDEWMEAGELLAVMGPMILAQSWINISGTLMSAAGRTDMLAAGAFGTLLTLAAACGIAYWRVGSDPTDLTLELAFMVTIATVCMCGPYLAFCFHFARLKLRHLFLPMVPAIVASLLMGVLVWMLETNFGVLPQFMVLVQQVGVGVIAYLVFARKEVLWLWRQLRGQGIEEVGHTVVE
- a CDS encoding SAM-dependent methyltransferase produces the protein MSHIPSSMKLSRVPSACSSSRSQATELALEGPISHRPSAAGRYSQGLYCWVSRQCRKILHRTLSNITAGHVLIVDPLGQNQFGPSHDTALRVVVRIDDLRVYRQMMFGGTLAAAEAYLQGKWVCSDLTALLRIMAHNLQSLQSIERQSAFWLAPVRRFQQWRTRNSRDGSRKNIAAHYDLSNQFFGLMLDRTMMYSSGVFEHPNATLEEASIAKLERICRKLNLTPKSHVLEIGTGWGGFAEYAAKNYGCRVTTTTISQQQYEFSKQRIEQAGLTDRVTLLKQDYRDLTGQYDHLVSIEMIEAVGREYLDTYFQKCCQLLKPNGTMVLQAITIPDERVNRYARGVDFIQRYIFPGGFLPSYGLIASSLARTTDMRLVHAEDFGPHYARTLKEWRGNFIDNLPRIRALGMDDYFLRMWEYYLAYCEAGFAERQIGVSQLVMSRPTFRGDSILGQL
- a CDS encoding DUF1365 domain-containing protein, coding for MRSCLYEGRVHHARHTPIEHHFEYRLTMASLDLAELDALVGPRRLLSEHRSAAISFPRNVHLRSEQGTLESRVRDFVEHHSGKRPTGHIRLLTQLRYFGVYFSPLNLYLIEDDQQPFPKQIVAEVNNIPWGEQHAYLLTPTWDDAQQAWTYEHAKQMHVSPFMPMDQNYRWSFKAPGDRLVVGLENWQAGNRIFQAGMSLEKKPLTPSMLRRFAWHMPAMSLKVIAAIYLEACKLWWKRCPIFPHP
- a CDS encoding NAD(P)/FAD-dependent oxidoreductase, producing MNRLRIAVIGGGISGNLVARLLHDDHDVTLFEAANYPGGHSNTVTCEVEGQPYDVDTGFMVFNDRTYPNFIRLLDILGVEAQDSDMSFSVRCEASKLEYQGSSLRGLFPSWKNVVSPAYLKMLRDILRFNQAGTDAVAKDNLADTETVGDFLQRCGVGKMFREKYLLPMAAAIWSASPQQILNFPAQFFLGFCDNHGLMAIRNRPQWRTIVGGSKTYVRKLLEPLAHRVRLNCPIQQVRREEEQIKVLTKAGELYDFDRVIFASHADQTLKMLEYATPLERELLGRFPYQANDAVLHTDTSLLPTHRHAWASWNYFIPANNQSTANVTYDLSRLQKVPSPKPILLSLNATDRIDPAKILDRFNYEHPAYNQHSFAAQKCLSEIQGNHLTYFCGAWCGYGFHEDGVKSALAVAQHFDKNLDTCAAASTKDASTTHDIRPSSTTLNTA